The sequence below is a genomic window from Clupea harengus unplaced genomic scaffold, Ch_v2.0.2, whole genome shotgun sequence.
ATTTTCTCCAATACGCGAACAAATCCCCTTGCAAGTACTGTCAAATTGCAGTACACAGCAGTAAACGCTTTTTTCCACTTTTAAAACGGACTTCCCAAGTTAGTAttatctagctaactagcttccAAGCTGGTGTGTCTCATTTCCTGGTCTGCATCCGGAACACATTTGATGACGTGGAGAGTTGCACTTGGTCCGGGAAGAAACGGAACTGAATGACCAATAGTGTAGCCACACTCTGGTGAAATCAATGACTGAAAAGCATTGTGGTAAATTCGCAATTTTAAGGACTTAATATTAGCTTGATCAACGTCTCTGGCTTAATTCACCCACAGCATTTTCAGATATCTACTCGTGCAATTAGTTATAACCCTGTCACGAAACTGATAAACACGTAGTATGTTGGTACAATGATACCTTGACAGCCAGGAGTCAATAGAGTCTGCGTAGTGATATGAGATCATAATATTTCTGTAACGACCAAACCATAACAGGGTACAGAACAAAGTAAACCTTGCTAAACATTTTGCACGGAAAAGAAAACATGGTCATAATATTTACAAAGatctttattttttaaaaaaggTTTAATTTTGTATCTTACAAagcaaaaaaacataaaaaaaggaCAAAGTAATACACTGATACAATATCCTCTCAGGATGTAGAACAGAAACTGAGCATCCATCTCAACTTCACAAATCCTTAATCAACTCCATTCATGTTTGATTCATCGTCCATGTCATCTTCCTCTCCACGAtcttcaccctcctcctcctcctcctcctcaatcgGTTCTCTTACAAGACCCTGGTCCATCGGCATCTCAGATTCAGCTTGCATGGGCTCGCCCTCCTCCTTGCCACcgccctcttcttcttcttcctcttcctcctcctcctcctcttcttcttcttcctcctcctcctccatgcctTGCACACCTGCTATACATACCAAAAAATGCAACTTGGACACAGAGGCTTGACAAACAACCATACCCAATCATTAAAAATTTAAAGTGTTTAATGTTTGAAATTTAAAGAGGTACTGTACACCtcaatgtgttttttgagctgtaaattAAAAGATATGACTGCACTGTAATGAACACATCAAAtatggtgttaatattgacaaaacaTCCATTTGTATTAAAAAGGGCATGTTATCAGTCGAAAATGACTCAACACACCATCTACGGTTTAAAAATCACCCAAGGCCAATATATATAAGAATGTTAACACCCTCCTGTACGGTagccttctttcatccctccctGCCCATCGCCCACTTTTTGTTTAGCATTCTTTAAAATGCTAAACTTTAATGGCACTCCATGAACTGCATCCATCCTAAAGGTCTTTGATGCATACTTGTACATCAGCACAATATG
It includes:
- the LOC122130766 gene encoding glutamic acid-rich protein-like isoform X2 yields the protein MLQSGQIPGRDFRQGVQGMEEEEEEEEEEEEEEEEEEEEGGGKEEGEPMQAESEMPMDQGLVREPIEEEEEEEGEDRGEEDDMDDESNMNGVD
- the LOC122130766 gene encoding major centromere autoantigen B-like isoform X1, which encodes MLQSGQIPGRDFRQAGVQGMEEEEEEEEEEEEEEEEEEEEGGGKEEGEPMQAESEMPMDQGLVREPIEEEEEEEGEDRGEEDDMDDESNMNGVD